A window of candidate division KSB1 bacterium contains these coding sequences:
- a CDS encoding alpha/beta hydrolase, translating to MTPILEHHHLLGNGVRLHVAHAGPENGRLLLFLHGFPEFWYAWHRQIDFFARLGYRVLAPDQRGYNLSDKPRGIAAYRLDQLARDIAGLIQTTGRQRALIVGHDWGAVVAWWLALQHADCVEKLAVLNGPHPRVMRRYLLHDAEQRRKSWYIFFFQLPGLPEWRMRKNNWEVARRTLLQTSRPGTFSQADLEKYCAAWSQPGAATAMINWYRAALRHPPGRAGRARVQMPTLVIWGGRDRFLRTELAQASLAQCQHGELFLLENASHWVQHEQAQTVNQRLQQFFTA from the coding sequence ATGACGCCCATCCTCGAACATCACCATCTCCTCGGCAACGGCGTGCGGCTGCATGTGGCTCACGCCGGGCCGGAGAACGGCCGGCTGCTCCTTTTCCTGCATGGCTTTCCGGAGTTTTGGTATGCCTGGCACCGGCAAATCGATTTTTTCGCGCGTTTGGGTTATCGCGTGCTGGCCCCGGATCAGCGCGGCTACAATCTCAGCGACAAGCCACGCGGCATCGCTGCCTACCGTCTCGACCAGCTTGCGCGTGACATCGCGGGGTTGATCCAAACCACCGGCCGGCAACGCGCTCTGATCGTGGGGCATGACTGGGGCGCCGTGGTGGCGTGGTGGCTGGCGTTGCAGCATGCCGACTGCGTGGAAAAGTTGGCGGTTTTGAACGGGCCGCATCCGCGCGTCATGCGCCGTTACTTGTTGCACGACGCCGAACAAAGGCGCAAGAGTTGGTACATTTTCTTCTTTCAACTGCCCGGCCTACCGGAATGGCGCATGCGAAAAAACAACTGGGAAGTCGCCCGCCGCACCCTGCTGCAAACCAGCCGGCCCGGCACCTTCAGCCAGGCTGATCTGGAAAAATATTGCGCGGCCTGGTCCCAACCCGGCGCCGCCACCGCCATGATCAACTGGTACCGTGCCGCTTTGCGACACCCCCCCGGCCGCGCCGGCCGTGCCAGGGTGCAGATGCCGACCTTGGTGATTTGGGGCGGCCGTGACCGCTTTCTCCGCACCGAACTGGCACAAGCCAGTCTGGCGCAATGCCAGCACGGCGAACTTTTTCTTTTGGAAAATGCCAGCCATTGGGTGCAGCATGAACAGGCGCAAACCGTCAATCAACGGCTGCAGCAATTCTTCACGGCCTGA
- a CDS encoding 1-acyl-sn-glycerol-3-phosphate acyltransferase, with the protein MRKVRAVIRLPLVALLTAVGVLLLLLGRPLSMVTAKGYRHWRRRVFQCWARLLAKLAGMHFVVRGQPPQPPFFLVSNHLGYIDIPVLAALTGGVFISRHDVRSWPLIGLATRAAGTLFINRAQTRDVVRLNRLLRAAWEAGEGVIFFPEGTSSAGAGVLPFKSPLLHVAAQNNYPVFYATLSYHTPAGEPPAHLSVCWWGTMTFPDHIFRLLQLPRFKVFITFGEVPVRERDRKLLAHRLHQAIVAQFQPMVRAEEANRPHQPPQT; encoded by the coding sequence ATGAGGAAAGTGCGTGCTGTCATCCGCCTGCCGCTGGTCGCGCTGCTGACCGCGGTGGGCGTGCTGCTTCTGCTGCTCGGCCGGCCGCTGTCGATGGTGACTGCGAAGGGTTATCGACACTGGCGCCGGCGTGTTTTTCAATGCTGGGCGCGCCTGCTGGCGAAGCTCGCCGGCATGCACTTTGTCGTGCGCGGCCAGCCGCCGCAGCCGCCCTTTTTTTTGGTGAGCAATCATCTCGGATACATCGATATTCCCGTGCTTGCCGCGCTTACCGGCGGGGTGTTTATCTCCCGCCATGATGTGCGAAGCTGGCCGTTGATCGGCCTGGCCACCCGTGCCGCCGGCACGCTCTTCATCAACCGCGCGCAGACCCGGGATGTGGTTCGTCTCAACCGTTTGCTGCGCGCGGCATGGGAGGCGGGGGAGGGGGTGATCTTCTTTCCCGAAGGCACCAGCTCGGCCGGTGCCGGCGTCCTGCCGTTCAAATCGCCGTTGTTGCATGTTGCGGCACAGAACAACTATCCGGTTTTTTACGCCACCTTGAGCTATCACACTCCCGCCGGCGAGCCACCGGCGCATTTGTCGGTGTGCTGGTGGGGGACAATGACATTCCCCGATCATATTTTCCGCCTGCTGCAACTGCCGCGTTTCAAAGTGTTCATCACCTTCGGCGAGGTGCCGGTGCGCGAACGCGACCGCAAGCTGCTTGCCCACCGACTGCATCAGGCGATTGTTGCCCAATTCCAACCGATGGTCCGGGCGGAGGAAGCCAACCGTCCGCACCAACCTCCCCAAACATGA
- a CDS encoding peptidoglycan recognition protein family protein codes for MRFLSVVAALAVAAGCTAPQHTPTRPAAPEIITMAQWGGLAMTDFFRTHDIRFITLHHGGEEYPPDKDTAEHLRNLQSWSRREKKWIDLPYHFLIDWQGKIYAGRDLRHPGDTNTAYDPTGHALICVLGNFELQTPNGKQLRAMADLMAWLCRSHHLSVAVIKGHKDVAEGTACPGKNLYRYLSDGYFKREVARRLGEKID; via the coding sequence GTGAGGTTCCTGTCCGTGGTGGCAGCTCTGGCTGTTGCAGCAGGCTGCACGGCCCCGCAGCATACACCCACCCGGCCGGCAGCTCCGGAAATCATCACCATGGCGCAGTGGGGCGGCCTGGCCATGACGGACTTTTTCCGCACACATGACATCAGGTTCATCACGCTCCATCACGGCGGCGAAGAATATCCTCCTGACAAAGACACCGCCGAGCATTTGCGCAACCTGCAGAGTTGGTCGCGCCGCGAGAAGAAATGGATCGACCTGCCATACCATTTCCTGATCGACTGGCAGGGGAAAATTTATGCCGGCCGTGACCTGCGTCATCCCGGTGATACCAACACCGCTTATGATCCCACCGGCCACGCCCTGATTTGTGTTTTGGGCAATTTCGAACTACAGACTCCGAACGGCAAGCAACTGCGTGCAATGGCCGATTTGATGGCCTGGCTGTGCCGCTCCCATCATCTTTCCGTCGCGGTGATCAAAGGCCACAAAGACGTGGCCGAAGGCACAGCGTGTCCGGGGAAAAATTTGTACCGCTACCTCAGCGACGGTTATTTCAAGCGGGAAGTGGCGCGGCGCCTGGGAGAAAAAATTGACTGA
- a CDS encoding M48 family metallopeptidase: MPSLLILLGAVLALSQPSFGQTANPQVPDTMLAGAAVDTLQHLAEEAGPVAVPPASEKALRYYRSGNWLWGAGLLWGLLVPAMFVFTGFSARLRHVAQKLGRRWFFVIGIYFILFSVINFVLDFPLNFYEEFVRQHAYGLSNQTFGKWLGDALKALLVGMISGVLFLWMPYLLLKKSPRRWWLYTGILTVPFLFFFMLISPIWIAPLYNKFGPMQDRALEAKILALAERAGIAGSRVFEVNKSVDTKTVNAYVSGFLGTKRIVLWDTIIAKLKEEELMFVMGHEMGHYVLGHVVKSVLFFSALILVVLYAVHRTAAALQHRYHARFGFHQLADIASLPLLMLLFHLFFFLAAPAGLAFMRHNEHEADRFGLEICQNNRAAAQAFVKLQTENLSNPRPGWLYKLWRASHPPVGERIDFCNSYRPWEKGEALRYGELFQSVPAGNK, from the coding sequence ATGCCATCCCTTCTCATTCTGCTCGGCGCCGTGTTGGCGCTGTCGCAACCCTCATTTGGCCAAACCGCCAATCCGCAAGTGCCGGACACGATGCTGGCCGGAGCGGCGGTCGATACGCTGCAACACCTCGCTGAGGAAGCCGGGCCGGTGGCAGTGCCGCCCGCCAGCGAAAAAGCGCTGCGCTATTACCGCAGTGGCAACTGGCTGTGGGGAGCGGGTTTGCTGTGGGGGCTGCTGGTGCCCGCGATGTTTGTTTTCACCGGCTTCTCCGCGCGCCTGCGCCACGTGGCGCAAAAACTCGGGCGCAGGTGGTTTTTCGTGATCGGCATTTATTTCATCCTCTTTTCCGTGATCAATTTTGTTTTGGATTTTCCGCTCAACTTTTATGAAGAATTCGTGCGGCAGCATGCCTATGGTCTTTCCAATCAAACCTTCGGCAAATGGCTGGGTGATGCGCTCAAAGCGCTGCTGGTGGGCATGATCAGCGGCGTGCTGTTTCTCTGGATGCCGTACCTGCTGCTCAAAAAGAGTCCGCGGCGCTGGTGGCTTTACACCGGCATTTTGACCGTGCCGTTTCTGTTTTTCTTCATGCTCATCAGCCCGATCTGGATTGCCCCCCTGTACAACAAATTCGGCCCGATGCAGGATCGCGCGCTGGAAGCCAAAATCCTGGCGCTGGCGGAGCGTGCCGGCATCGCAGGCAGCCGCGTGTTCGAAGTGAACAAAAGCGTGGACACCAAAACCGTGAATGCCTATGTTTCCGGCTTTCTCGGCACCAAGCGTATCGTCTTGTGGGATACCATCATCGCCAAGCTGAAGGAGGAGGAGCTGATGTTTGTGATGGGGCATGAAATGGGTCACTACGTCCTGGGCCATGTGGTCAAGAGCGTGCTGTTCTTCTCGGCGCTGATCCTGGTGGTGCTGTATGCCGTGCACCGCACGGCCGCTGCGCTGCAGCACAGGTATCATGCCCGCTTCGGCTTTCATCAGCTTGCCGACATCGCCTCGCTGCCGCTGCTCATGCTGCTGTTCCATCTCTTCTTTTTTCTCGCCGCGCCGGCCGGCCTTGCTTTCATGCGCCACAATGAGCATGAGGCTGACCGCTTTGGATTGGAAATCTGCCAGAACAACCGCGCCGCCGCGCAGGCTTTCGTGAAATTGCAGACGGAAAACCTCAGCAACCCGCGGCCGGGCTGGCTTTACAAGCTTTGGCGGGCCTCACATCCGCCCGTTGGCGAGCGTATTGATTTCTGCAACAGCTATCGCCCGTGGGAAAAAGGTGAAGCTCTGCGCTACGGCGAGCTCTTTCAGAGTGTACCCGCTGGAAACAAGTGA
- a CDS encoding tetratricopeptide repeat protein has protein sequence MRQSFLQTCLGVVLLFSLAAPAALQTKNERAARLLEAGLRESTPARKISAFTRALALDPDFVEAAFNLGLVYKQLQDHTRAEQFFLRARQSCTASTSRDLQLAVLYELALTYKRLNKEQRYESALREAGSLAREEQIGGTIAFELGRFLYQQGRLEEALAELREGERLYPAQRQQFANLARLVENARALQGLRTTAQQAEMAGRLQEARSLYEQLVRQLPDDQNARARLAAVTEKLQRQQEEASWQALYQRAQTLAAEGKWEEAIHAYEALLEKAGEYRDARARLRQALEQLELSHAAAQRQRQLEEVEQLYDTAMSAFNRQEWTTAIVAFEKIMAIMPHFQDTASRLASARQRLEQETARASVAALYEEGRAAFALGDWPAAVRVLQQGAQLDPTFKDINALLAEARRQLQQARETQAPQSLSEDTRVWHDSLYAAARTAMANEDWGRAILLLEKLRQAAPDDPELAALLAQARVNLTLVASELPSVNVAGGLGSALFIGGAVTGLILLPLLGFVVFSPEARARFYLLQGKYDAAARIYEKLLQDKPNRVRFYPTLASIYLLAGRRDETALEVYKTVLQLNLTTRNREEINAIVAQAYLSQGVSDTQAIKILEEALRAEVRGRNKRTEAG, from the coding sequence ATGCGACAGAGTTTTCTGCAAACCTGCCTCGGCGTCGTGCTGCTCTTCAGTCTGGCGGCACCCGCCGCACTGCAAACGAAAAACGAGCGCGCCGCCCGCCTGCTGGAAGCCGGCTTGCGGGAATCCACTCCGGCCAGGAAAATCTCCGCCTTCACCCGCGCGCTTGCGCTCGATCCTGATTTCGTCGAAGCCGCCTTCAATCTCGGCCTGGTTTACAAACAACTGCAGGATCACACGCGCGCCGAGCAATTTTTCCTGCGCGCACGCCAAAGCTGCACCGCCAGCACCAGCCGCGATTTGCAGCTCGCCGTGCTCTATGAGCTCGCGCTGACCTACAAACGCCTGAACAAAGAGCAACGCTATGAGAGTGCCCTGCGTGAGGCCGGGAGTCTGGCACGCGAAGAACAAATCGGTGGCACGATTGCGTTCGAGCTGGGCCGCTTCCTCTACCAACAAGGCCGTTTGGAAGAGGCCCTGGCCGAACTGCGGGAGGGGGAGAGGCTTTATCCGGCGCAGCGGCAACAATTTGCCAACCTGGCGCGATTGGTTGAAAATGCCCGGGCACTGCAAGGACTGCGCACCACCGCCCAACAGGCGGAGATGGCAGGCCGTCTGCAAGAAGCACGTTCACTCTATGAGCAGCTTGTCCGGCAATTGCCGGACGACCAGAATGCCCGTGCCAGGCTGGCGGCCGTGACGGAAAAATTGCAACGGCAGCAGGAGGAGGCGTCCTGGCAGGCACTGTATCAGCGGGCGCAGACGCTTGCAGCGGAAGGCAAATGGGAGGAGGCCATCCACGCTTACGAGGCCCTGCTGGAGAAGGCCGGTGAGTATCGCGATGCCCGAGCGCGCTTGCGCCAGGCGCTCGAACAGCTTGAACTCTCGCATGCCGCGGCCCAGCGGCAGCGCCAGCTCGAGGAAGTCGAGCAGCTTTATGATACTGCGATGAGCGCCTTCAACCGGCAGGAATGGACGACCGCCATCGTCGCCTTCGAAAAAATCATGGCCATCATGCCGCATTTTCAGGACACCGCCAGCCGTCTGGCCTCTGCCCGGCAACGCCTCGAGCAGGAGACCGCGCGCGCCAGTGTGGCGGCTCTCTATGAAGAAGGGCGCGCCGCCTTCGCACTGGGCGACTGGCCGGCGGCGGTGCGGGTACTGCAACAGGGCGCGCAACTCGATCCCACTTTCAAAGACATCAACGCCCTGCTCGCCGAGGCGCGCCGCCAGCTGCAACAGGCCCGGGAAACGCAGGCGCCGCAGTCTCTCTCCGAAGACACACGTGTGTGGCATGATTCATTGTATGCCGCGGCGCGCACCGCGATGGCCAATGAAGATTGGGGCCGCGCCATCCTGTTGCTGGAGAAGCTGCGTCAGGCTGCCCCTGATGATCCCGAACTGGCCGCCCTGCTCGCACAAGCACGGGTCAATCTCACCCTGGTGGCCTCCGAATTGCCCAGCGTCAATGTTGCGGGGGGGCTGGGCAGTGCCTTGTTTATTGGCGGCGCGGTGACCGGTTTAATCCTGCTGCCCCTGCTGGGCTTCGTCGTCTTCTCGCCGGAGGCCCGGGCACGTTTTTATCTGCTGCAGGGCAAATATGACGCCGCCGCCCGCATCTACGAAAAGCTTTTGCAGGATAAACCCAATCGCGTGCGCTTCTACCCGACTTTGGCAAGCATCTATTTGCTTGCCGGCCGCCGCGATGAGACCGCCCTGGAAGTTTACAAAACCGTCCTGCAATTGAATCTGACAACCCGCAACCGGGAAGAAATCAACGCCATTGTGGCGCAGGCTTATTTGTCGCAGGGCGTGAGCGATACGCAGGCAATCAAAATTCTCGAAGAGGCTTTGCGCGCCGAAGTGCGCGGCAGGAACAAACGGACGGAGGCGGGCTGA
- a CDS encoding GNAT family N-acetyltransferase: MTPPLVVRRFPPFPEQLPDFELVEGNYHLRFVRSEAELDAVLKLRFEVFNLELGEGLDSSHETFRDEDHFDSRCHHVMVLDRALQQVVGTYRMQTLAMAGSREGFYAAGEYDLSGFPAGLLEHAVEIGRACVARPHRSARVLYLLWRGLAAYLTFHRKRYLFGCCSLTSQDPATAAWLMEYLLAHGRVHPDFLLQPHADYACYDETFKVRSGPAVMPALMKIYLIYGAKICSLPARDRLFKTIDYLMLLDTESLDQATRRFFFREQAAP; this comes from the coding sequence ATGACTCCACCACTTGTGGTCCGCCGTTTTCCGCCGTTTCCCGAGCAGTTGCCGGATTTCGAGCTGGTTGAAGGCAACTATCACCTGCGTTTCGTCCGCAGCGAAGCCGAGTTGGACGCCGTCTTGAAACTGCGCTTCGAAGTTTTCAATCTCGAACTGGGAGAGGGGCTGGACTCGTCCCACGAAACCTTTCGTGATGAGGATCACTTCGACAGTCGCTGCCATCATGTGATGGTGCTGGACCGCGCGCTGCAGCAGGTGGTCGGCACCTATCGCATGCAAACGCTCGCCATGGCCGGCAGCCGGGAGGGTTTCTATGCCGCCGGCGAATACGATCTCAGCGGTTTTCCCGCCGGCTTGCTGGAGCATGCCGTCGAAATTGGACGGGCGTGCGTGGCACGGCCGCATCGCAGTGCGCGCGTGCTGTATCTGCTCTGGCGCGGTCTGGCGGCCTATCTCACCTTCCATCGCAAGCGTTATTTGTTCGGCTGCTGTTCCCTCACCAGTCAGGACCCGGCCACTGCTGCGTGGTTGATGGAGTATTTGCTCGCCCATGGTCGCGTGCATCCGGATTTTCTGCTGCAGCCGCATGCGGACTACGCCTGTTATGACGAAACTTTCAAGGTGCGCAGCGGCCCGGCTGTCATGCCGGCGTTGATGAAGATTTATCTGATCTATGGCGCCAAAATTTGCAGTCTGCCGGCGCGGGACAGGTTGTTCAAAACCATAGATTATCTCATGCTGCTGGATACTGAAAGCCTCGACCAGGCCACGCGGCGCTTCTTTTTTCGGGAACAGGCAGCCCCATGA
- a CDS encoding TonB-dependent receptor, with protein MSSRQGHVRQRRIIACVLVWMGLVPGLCRATEVSGRQSGIWNLAGSPYLVTGDVVVPLADTLVIQAGVVVKFAGAFSIKVHGVLIANGTVADRIVFTSAYDNEFGWSGVTSRRLPTLRDWQGIELLGEGRSGSQLSFCVIRYSDHAIIARNVQPVLKNLIITDCDVDKLMINGRGVPVLDGIESDYSLAPDPRAAESSPLSGEEPHLPVVAEKNGGEAVVNTTLTAEATVLGFVSDSETGERLPGASLELIPEGIAGQATGTITGPNGEFEIKEVIPGIYTITTSYIGYEKKVMQQVELSPGMTKALEISLLHVGLQLNPVIITASRRPEKIFEAPVAISLLEGTQLQSRSVLTPLEHIKTLPAVDFAATGINQANVVVRGFNNVFSGALLAQVDNRIAGLPSLRFNAYNLIPIANEDLERIEVVSGPGAALYGPNSANGVVHLITKSPFGAEGTSLSAGGGERIEFIGSFRHANSLGDRLGYKISGQFYQGVDWFSRDPAEPEFFEIAGKRVPAPGRDFDVERLSLDARLDFRPAAGMTGILSAGFSQISDIELTGVGAAQARDWRFYYLQGRLYYKSLFAQAYLNQTDAGDTYLLRSGAPIVDRSSLLVGQVHHGFTLGRRQRFTYGFDVLQTRPNTGGTINNRHEPFDRIDERGAFLQSETSLMPRLSAILAARLDDHTFIKGQVLSPRAALLFKPWERHTLRLTYNQAYSTPSANNLFLDILSTTVPTRSINPALEPVLGPVFFELYAEGTAPRRGGFARTSAGGFTFRRGADQRPQMISLLGAAAGAGSGYLPPDVNPVWPALRNLILASQPAGPAREALAAALPRSLSATVPGVLRAFNPTSRAFDVPVLTVSDIPLTKPTITTTTEIGYKGLWYQKLLVGIDLYRTRVRDFVGPLTVETPHVFVDPAALTQVLARDLAANGFAPAAAQATAQSIAQSLANLPLGLISPQEVQSATEVIMTYRNFGDISFYGADLSLGWVLNRSWRLALNYSHVSRDFFASNARQPHDIALNAPRNKFSASVCFSALNTGLEAEARLRHIEGFPVLSGVYLGAVQTHTVLDWDLSFNLSRSTQALISVQNVLDDPYRAFVGAPLIGRMVILRLVQSL; from the coding sequence GTGAGCTCACGACAAGGCCATGTCCGCCAGCGGCGGATCATTGCGTGCGTTCTTGTTTGGATGGGGCTGGTGCCCGGCCTGTGCCGCGCGACGGAAGTTTCCGGCCGCCAGTCCGGAATCTGGAATTTGGCTGGCAGCCCCTATTTGGTGACCGGCGATGTCGTTGTGCCGCTAGCAGATACCCTGGTGATACAGGCGGGTGTGGTGGTCAAGTTTGCCGGCGCCTTCAGCATCAAAGTGCATGGCGTTTTAATCGCCAATGGCACGGTGGCCGACCGCATCGTTTTCACCTCGGCATACGACAATGAGTTCGGCTGGAGTGGCGTCACCAGCCGCCGTCTGCCCACCCTTCGTGACTGGCAGGGAATCGAGTTGCTCGGAGAGGGCCGATCCGGCTCGCAACTGTCCTTTTGTGTCATTCGCTACAGCGACCACGCCATCATCGCCAGAAACGTGCAGCCGGTGCTCAAAAATCTCATCATCACCGATTGCGACGTTGACAAGTTGATGATCAATGGCCGCGGTGTCCCGGTGCTGGACGGCATCGAGAGCGACTACAGCCTGGCGCCCGACCCCCGGGCAGCGGAATCCAGCCCCCTGTCAGGCGAGGAGCCACATCTGCCGGTGGTGGCAGAGAAGAACGGCGGTGAGGCAGTGGTGAACACCACTTTGACGGCTGAAGCCACCGTGCTCGGTTTCGTCAGTGATTCGGAAACCGGCGAGCGCCTGCCCGGCGCCAGCCTCGAGCTGATTCCGGAGGGCATAGCCGGTCAGGCCACGGGCACCATCACCGGCCCCAACGGCGAGTTCGAGATCAAAGAAGTCATTCCCGGCATCTACACCATCACCACCTCCTACATCGGTTATGAAAAAAAGGTGATGCAACAGGTCGAGCTTTCGCCGGGCATGACCAAGGCGCTGGAGATCTCCCTGCTGCATGTTGGTTTGCAACTCAATCCCGTGATCATCACGGCCTCGCGCCGGCCGGAGAAGATCTTCGAGGCGCCGGTGGCCATCTCGCTGCTGGAGGGCACACAGCTTCAGTCGCGCTCGGTGCTCACCCCGCTGGAGCACATCAAAACCCTGCCGGCGGTGGATTTTGCCGCCACCGGCATCAACCAGGCGAACGTGGTGGTGCGGGGATTCAACAATGTCTTTTCCGGCGCGTTGCTGGCGCAGGTTGACAACCGCATCGCGGGCTTGCCCTCGTTGCGCTTCAACGCCTACAACCTGATTCCCATCGCCAACGAGGATCTCGAGCGCATCGAAGTGGTCTCCGGCCCGGGCGCGGCTCTTTACGGCCCCAACAGTGCCAACGGCGTGGTGCATCTCATCACCAAATCGCCGTTTGGCGCGGAAGGCACCAGCTTGAGCGCCGGCGGAGGCGAACGCATTGAATTCATCGGCTCGTTCCGCCATGCCAACAGCTTGGGCGATCGCCTGGGCTACAAAATTTCCGGGCAATTCTACCAGGGGGTGGACTGGTTCTCTCGCGATCCTGCCGAGCCGGAATTCTTCGAAATTGCCGGCAAGCGCGTGCCCGCCCCTGGCCGCGATTTTGACGTGGAACGGTTGAGCCTGGATGCCCGCCTGGATTTCCGGCCGGCAGCGGGAATGACCGGCATCCTCTCCGCGGGATTCAGTCAGATCAGCGATATCGAATTGACCGGTGTTGGCGCGGCGCAGGCGCGTGACTGGCGTTTCTATTACCTGCAAGGCCGGTTATATTACAAGAGCCTGTTTGCGCAGGCCTACCTCAATCAAACCGATGCCGGTGACACCTATTTGCTGCGCAGCGGTGCGCCGATTGTGGACAGATCCAGCCTACTGGTCGGGCAGGTGCATCACGGCTTCACTCTGGGGCGGCGCCAGCGCTTCACCTATGGCTTCGATGTGCTGCAGACCAGGCCGAATACCGGCGGCACGATCAACAACCGTCACGAACCTTTCGATCGCATTGATGAGCGTGGCGCCTTTTTGCAATCGGAGACGTCGCTCATGCCCCGGCTCTCGGCGATTCTGGCCGCGCGCCTGGATGATCACACCTTCATCAAAGGGCAGGTCCTCTCCCCGCGGGCCGCGCTTCTGTTCAAGCCATGGGAGAGGCACACGCTGCGTCTGACTTACAATCAGGCGTACAGCACACCCTCGGCCAACAATTTGTTCCTGGATATTCTCTCAACCACGGTGCCGACCCGGTCGATCAACCCCGCCCTGGAACCGGTGCTGGGTCCGGTTTTTTTCGAGCTTTATGCCGAAGGCACCGCCCCACGCCGGGGTGGCTTTGCCCGGACAAGCGCGGGCGGGTTCACATTCCGGCGGGGTGCCGATCAGCGGCCACAAATGATTTCGCTCCTTGGCGCGGCCGCGGGTGCCGGCAGTGGCTATCTGCCGCCGGATGTCAACCCTGTCTGGCCGGCGTTGCGCAACCTGATTCTGGCGTCACAACCTGCCGGACCGGCGCGGGAGGCGCTGGCCGCCGCGTTGCCGCGCTCGCTGAGCGCCACGGTGCCCGGCGTGCTGCGCGCCTTCAATCCCACCTCGCGGGCGTTTGATGTCCCGGTTTTGACCGTCAGCGATATTCCGCTGACCAAGCCGACCATCACCACCACCACGGAGATCGGATACAAAGGGCTGTGGTACCAAAAGCTGCTGGTGGGAATCGATCTCTATCGCACGCGCGTGCGGGATTTTGTCGGTCCGTTGACGGTGGAAACCCCGCATGTTTTTGTGGATCCGGCGGCGCTGACGCAGGTGCTGGCCCGGGATTTGGCAGCCAATGGTTTCGCGCCGGCGGCCGCGCAAGCCACGGCGCAAAGCATCGCGCAAAGCCTGGCGAATCTGCCCCTGGGCTTGATTTCGCCCCAGGAGGTGCAAAGCGCGACCGAAGTGATCATGACCTATCGCAATTTCGGCGACATTTCATTCTACGGTGCTGACCTGAGTCTGGGCTGGGTGCTCAATCGAAGCTGGCGGCTGGCGTTGAACTATTCCCATGTCAGCCGGGATTTCTTTGCCAGCAACGCGCGCCAGCCGCACGATATTGCGCTCAATGCCCCGCGCAACAAGTTCAGCGCCAGCGTGTGTTTTTCCGCGCTCAATACCGGTCTGGAGGCCGAGGCACGGCTCCGCCACATCGAGGGCTTTCCGGTGCTCTCCGGCGTTTACCTCGGTGCGGTGCAGACGCACACGGTACTGGATTGGGACTTGAGCTTCAACCTCAGCCGCAGCACCCAGGCGCTCATTTCCGTGCAAAACGTGCTGGACGATCCCTATCGGGCCTTTGTGGGAGCGCCGTTGATCGGCCGGATGGTCATCCTGCGGCTGGTGCAATCGCTGTAA
- a CDS encoding ferric reductase-like transmembrane domain-containing protein, whose product MSLAYRAVSWNRQKRLYDIVLLVGLVLYLAVFIAAGLRWHPQATIETLIIRALGTAALLLLHLILAIGPLCRLQPRFLPLLYNRRHLGVTMFLLALGHAVLSLRHFHGAGNLNPLVSLLVSNTRYASLSGFPFEILGLLALLIFFILAATSHDFWLAQLTAPVWKSLHMLIYPAYGVIVMHVTLGALQAETNPLLAVVMAAGMTVVLSLHVAAGRRERKRDRETRRADAGGFVEVCGAGEIPEKRALIFTISGERVAVFRYDGRISAVSNVCPHQNGPLGEGRIVEGCLTCPWHGHRYFPDTGAAAPPFSGKVPTFVVRVRQGRVFIQTTPLAPGTRVAPALIN is encoded by the coding sequence ATGAGCCTCGCCTATCGTGCGGTTTCCTGGAACCGGCAAAAACGCCTCTACGACATTGTGCTGCTCGTCGGCTTGGTGCTCTATCTCGCGGTCTTCATCGCGGCCGGACTGCGATGGCATCCGCAGGCGACCATTGAGACGCTCATCATCCGGGCGTTGGGCACAGCCGCCCTGCTGTTGCTGCACCTCATTCTGGCGATTGGCCCGCTGTGCCGCTTGCAACCACGTTTTCTTCCCCTGTTGTACAACCGCCGGCATCTCGGGGTCACCATGTTCCTGCTGGCCCTCGGACATGCCGTGCTCTCCCTGAGGCATTTTCACGGAGCGGGCAATCTCAACCCGTTGGTCAGCCTGTTGGTGAGCAACACGCGCTATGCGAGCCTGAGCGGCTTCCCTTTTGAAATCCTCGGCCTGCTCGCCCTGCTCATTTTCTTCATCCTGGCAGCCACCAGTCACGATTTCTGGCTGGCCCAGCTCACCGCGCCGGTTTGGAAAAGTTTGCACATGCTGATCTATCCGGCCTACGGCGTGATCGTCATGCACGTCACGCTCGGTGCCTTGCAGGCGGAAACCAATCCCCTGCTTGCCGTGGTGATGGCGGCCGGCATGACGGTGGTGTTGAGTCTGCATGTCGCCGCCGGTCGCAGGGAGCGCAAGCGGGATCGCGAGACACGGCGGGCCGACGCCGGGGGTTTCGTGGAAGTGTGTGGGGCCGGCGAGATTCCGGAGAAACGCGCCCTGATTTTCACCATCAGCGGCGAGCGCGTTGCGGTGTTCAGATATGACGGTCGCATTTCAGCGGTATCGAATGTCTGTCCCCATCAGAACGGCCCGTTGGGGGAGGGCCGCATTGTTGAGGGCTGCCTCACCTGTCCCTGGCATGGTCATCGGTATTTTCCTGATACCGGCGCGGCGGCGCCGCCCTTCAGCGGCAAAGTTCCAACTTTTGTCGTGCGCGTGCGGCAGGGCCGTGTATTCATTCAGACGACGCCGCTTGCGCCGGGCACGCGGGTGGCGCCGGCCTTGATCAATTGA